The proteins below are encoded in one region of Streptomyces marianii:
- a CDS encoding IS1182 family transposase, with protein sequence MRPVGLPEIPEQTVRVARAAFPKGSLAIRARDRLAGIFADEPFAGAFGVRGAPGLSPGVLSLVTVLQYCEDLTDRQAAAMMVRAIDWKYALGMELTDTGFDASVLSRFRARLADNGMERVVFDRLLEHCKDAGLVGDGGRQRTDSTHVISAVRDLNRLELAGESVRAALEALATAAPSWLAGRIDVAEFAQRYGPRVDGWRMPSSQTKRDRLAQVFGQDALALCRAAWAADTPVWIREIEAVGLLRQVLVQTYTIRSDTRGRQVIRKRDADDGVPPGQLRLASPYDTDARWAAKGEDLFWLGYKVHLTETCGTLPEAEAEAEAVAGVQPNLITDVHTTDATVPDVKATAPIQRKLAGHGVKPAEHYLDSGYPSADLITKAMKDGIRMVTPVLLDHSAQAKAAEGFAKNAFTIDWKTRQVRCPAGKTSSHWNPVKQHGKDAIVITFSVLTCRDCPFQQQCTTSKPGRRMLTLRPQELHENLARARAEQQTNTWKNKYALRAGVEGTINQALDITDIRQARYRGLPKVRLQHAFSATAINVIRLDAYWTDSPLRRTRSSRLERLAYQLTA encoded by the coding sequence ATGCGGCCGGTGGGGCTGCCGGAGATCCCGGAGCAGACGGTGAGGGTGGCTCGGGCGGCGTTCCCGAAGGGGAGCCTGGCGATACGGGCCCGGGACCGTCTGGCGGGGATTTTCGCTGATGAGCCGTTCGCGGGGGCGTTCGGGGTGCGGGGTGCTCCGGGGCTGTCGCCGGGGGTGTTGTCGCTGGTCACGGTGCTGCAGTACTGCGAGGACCTCACCGACCGGCAGGCCGCGGCGATGATGGTGCGGGCGATCGACTGGAAGTACGCGCTCGGGATGGAGCTGACGGACACCGGTTTCGACGCGAGTGTGCTGTCCAGGTTCCGGGCCCGGCTCGCGGACAACGGCATGGAACGGGTGGTCTTCGACCGGCTCCTTGAGCACTGCAAGGACGCCGGCCTGGTGGGGGACGGAGGCAGGCAGCGTACTGATTCCACCCATGTGATCAGTGCGGTGCGGGACTTGAACCGTCTTGAGCTGGCAGGGGAGAGCGTGCGGGCGGCCCTGGAGGCCCTCGCGACTGCGGCGCCGTCGTGGCTGGCCGGCCGGATCGATGTGGCGGAGTTCGCCCAGCGGTACGGGCCCCGGGTGGATGGCTGGCGGATGCCGTCCTCGCAGACCAAGCGCGACCGCCTCGCCCAGGTCTTCGGTCAGGACGCCCTCGCTTTATGCCGGGCGGCCTGGGCCGCCGATACCCCGGTATGGATCCGTGAGATCGAGGCCGTGGGCCTGCTGCGGCAGGTCCTCGTGCAGACCTACACCATCCGCAGCGACACGCGGGGACGGCAGGTGATCAGGAAGCGGGACGCCGACGACGGCGTCCCGCCCGGCCAACTCCGCCTGGCCTCCCCCTACGACACCGACGCACGCTGGGCTGCCAAAGGCGAGGACCTGTTTTGGCTGGGCTACAAGGTCCACCTCACCGAAACATGCGGCACACTCCCCGAAGCCGAAGCCGAAGCCGAAGCGGTAGCAGGGGTGCAGCCGAATCTGATTACCGACGTGCACACGACCGACGCGACCGTGCCGGACGTGAAGGCGACCGCGCCGATCCAGCGCAAGCTCGCCGGGCACGGCGTGAAGCCGGCCGAGCACTACCTCGATTCCGGCTACCCGTCGGCCGACCTGATCACCAAGGCCATGAAGGACGGTATCCGCATGGTCACCCCGGTCCTTCTGGACCACTCCGCGCAGGCCAAGGCCGCGGAAGGCTTCGCCAAGAACGCCTTCACCATCGACTGGAAGACCCGCCAGGTCCGCTGCCCCGCCGGGAAGACCAGCTCCCACTGGAACCCCGTCAAACAGCACGGCAAGGACGCCATCGTCATCACCTTCAGCGTCCTGACCTGCCGCGACTGCCCCTTCCAACAGCAGTGCACCACCTCGAAACCCGGGCGCCGCATGCTCACCCTCAGACCCCAGGAACTTCACGAGAACCTCGCCCGGGCCCGCGCCGAGCAGCAGACCAACACCTGGAAGAACAAATACGCCCTGCGGGCAGGCGTCGAGGGCACCATCAACCAGGCCCTCGACATCACCGACATCCGCCAGGCCCGCTACCGCGGCCTGCCGAAAGTCCGCCTCCAGCACGCCTTCTCCGCCACCGCGATCAACGTGATCCGACTCGACGCGTACTGGACCGACAGCCCTCTCCGGCGCACCCGCTCCAGCCGACTCGAACGCCTCGCCTACCAGCTCACCGCATGA
- a CDS encoding endonuclease domain-containing protein has protein sequence MPDEDPVELLVAWQAGRCAGCGHAFHSDAVVDHCHETGLVRGLLCTQCNNAEGIAPPRHPRWFRYRTMPPALILGLHLQYGKPVRRRLVQLVAEVEGSAIQGG, from the coding sequence TTGCCCGACGAGGACCCCGTCGAACTGCTTGTTGCCTGGCAAGCGGGCCGCTGTGCCGGGTGCGGACACGCGTTTCACTCCGACGCAGTGGTCGACCACTGCCATGAGACTGGCCTCGTCCGCGGCCTCCTATGCACCCAGTGCAACAACGCCGAGGGAATCGCACCGCCCCGCCATCCCCGGTGGTTCAGATACCGGACGATGCCGCCGGCGCTGATCCTCGGATTGCACCTCCAGTACGGGAAGCCGGTGCGTCGTCGTCTCGTCCAACTCGTCGCCGAGGTGGAAGGCTCGGCGATCCAGGGAGGATGA
- a CDS encoding Imm51 family immunity protein: MIDPTALAPFHLDETGDPDPSHCLYLFDGDMEQVADVFEEHNAESHGHGWEGLAESLVSSRMPDSADKLHFGSEAGTFVVSSSDVKALTDLAVLLHSAFHNRELLSQYILTADPRFLDR; this comes from the coding sequence ATGATTGACCCGACAGCCCTGGCCCCGTTCCACCTGGACGAAACGGGCGACCCCGACCCCTCCCACTGCCTCTATCTCTTCGACGGCGACATGGAGCAGGTCGCCGACGTCTTTGAGGAGCACAACGCCGAGAGCCATGGCCACGGCTGGGAGGGGCTGGCCGAGTCACTGGTCAGTTCCCGCATGCCGGACAGCGCGGACAAGCTCCACTTCGGATCTGAAGCCGGCACGTTCGTGGTCTCGAGCAGCGACGTCAAAGCCCTCACGGACCTGGCCGTCCTCCTGCACTCGGCCTTCCACAACCGCGAGCTCCTCAGCCAGTACATCCTGACGGCCGACCCACGCTTCCTGGACCGATAG
- the istB gene encoding IS21-like element helper ATPase IstB, giving the protein MTGLHHNLTETASDAAIDTACRVLRLPTMRAQFPDLVARAEREQLSYRGFLAELLMSECEDRDRRRSERRIRAAGFPRQKWLSDFDYSANPNVVPAVVNNLATCDWVKKGEPLCLIGDSGTGKSHLLIGLGTAAAMAGCRVRYALAAKLVNELVEAADEKQLSKTIARYGRVDLLCIDELGYLELDRRGAEMLFQVLTEREEKNSVAIASNESFGGWTKTFTDPRLCAAIVDRLTFNGTIIETGTESYRLAQTKARTAKTNTRSA; this is encoded by the coding sequence ATGACCGGCCTGCACCACAACCTGACCGAGACCGCCTCCGACGCGGCGATCGACACGGCATGCCGGGTCCTGCGGCTGCCCACCATGCGAGCCCAGTTCCCCGACCTCGTCGCCCGGGCCGAACGCGAACAGCTCTCCTACCGAGGGTTCCTGGCCGAGCTGCTGATGTCCGAGTGCGAGGACCGCGACCGGCGACGCTCGGAGCGACGGATCCGGGCAGCCGGCTTCCCCCGCCAGAAATGGCTCTCCGATTTCGACTACAGTGCCAACCCCAACGTCGTCCCTGCCGTGGTCAACAACCTCGCCACATGCGACTGGGTCAAGAAGGGCGAGCCGCTCTGCCTGATCGGGGACTCCGGCACAGGCAAGTCCCACCTGCTGATCGGCCTCGGGACGGCCGCGGCCATGGCCGGCTGCCGCGTCCGCTATGCCCTGGCCGCCAAGCTCGTCAACGAGCTCGTCGAGGCCGCCGACGAGAAGCAGCTGTCCAAGACGATCGCCCGCTACGGGCGCGTCGATCTTCTCTGCATCGATGAGCTGGGCTATCTCGAGCTCGACCGGCGGGGCGCCGAGATGCTGTTCCAGGTTCTGACTGAGAGGGAGGAGAAGAACAGCGTGGCCATCGCTTCGAACGAGTCGTTCGGAGGCTGGACCAAGACGTTCACCGACCCGCGGCTCTGCGCGGCCATCGTCGACCGGCTCACCTTCAACGGCACCATCATCGAGACCGGCACCGAGTCCTACCGGCTCGCCCAGACCAAGGCCAGGACGGCGAAGACGAACACCCGCTCAGCCTGA
- the istA gene encoding IS21 family transposase, which translates to MDLSREELFLRIRRDSWQEGLSMRALARKYGVHRRLVREALASPVPRPRKKPVRPSPRLEPFKKTIDEWLLGDLEAPPKQRHTVQRILNRLRQECGAEIAYTTVWDYVSRRRREIAEAAGAAPRAGFVIRHNQPGMDAEVDFGEAWVDLAGERTKCFVFALRLAYSGKAVHRITTSCGQEAFLDGHVHAFRTLGGVPGGQIRYDNLSPAVSRVIHKSRSREEHPRWTEFRQHFGLTPFYCEPGLRGAHEKGGVEGQVGYFRRNYLTPVPRVASLDELNASFAEFERAEEGRRIGMRIRTIGQDFARESVLLMPLPQDSFETGVVFTPRVDRYGMIAVRVCRYSVPARFIGRTVRVVLRSSDLIVFHGRTEIARHPRLTAKGAERVVLDHFLEVLLAKPGAVAGSEALDQARRKGTFTAAHEAFWAAAKKAEGDTEGTKQLVHVLLLHRHLEHRDVIAGIRSALAAGAHAADIVALEARKAAQTDGRSPTVTVTGPAPALPGPEPSEVVSLNARRAGRLPTDQRPLPSLDRWDQLLNLSRKDAP; encoded by the coding sequence ATGGATTTGTCGAGGGAAGAGCTGTTCCTGCGGATCCGCCGTGACTCGTGGCAGGAGGGGCTGTCGATGCGGGCGCTGGCCCGTAAGTACGGGGTGCATCGCCGGCTGGTACGGGAGGCTCTGGCGTCGCCGGTGCCCAGGCCGCGGAAGAAGCCGGTGCGGCCCTCTCCGAGGTTGGAGCCGTTCAAGAAGACGATCGACGAGTGGCTGCTGGGGGATCTGGAGGCGCCGCCGAAGCAGCGGCACACGGTCCAGCGGATCTTGAACCGGCTGCGGCAGGAGTGCGGGGCGGAGATCGCCTACACCACGGTCTGGGACTACGTCTCCCGTCGGCGACGGGAGATCGCCGAGGCTGCGGGTGCGGCGCCGAGGGCGGGGTTCGTGATCCGCCACAACCAGCCGGGCATGGACGCCGAGGTCGACTTCGGCGAGGCATGGGTGGACCTGGCGGGCGAGAGGACGAAGTGCTTCGTCTTCGCCCTGCGTCTGGCCTACTCGGGCAAGGCGGTGCACCGCATCACCACGTCCTGCGGCCAGGAGGCTTTCCTGGACGGCCACGTTCACGCCTTCCGCACGCTGGGCGGTGTTCCGGGAGGGCAGATCCGTTACGACAACCTCTCGCCGGCGGTCTCCCGAGTGATCCACAAGAGTCGGTCACGGGAGGAACACCCCAGGTGGACGGAGTTCCGCCAGCACTTCGGGCTCACACCTTTCTATTGCGAGCCGGGACTCCGCGGCGCCCATGAGAAGGGTGGAGTGGAAGGCCAGGTCGGCTACTTCCGCCGCAACTACCTCACACCCGTGCCCCGGGTGGCCTCGCTGGACGAGCTGAACGCGTCCTTCGCCGAGTTCGAGCGGGCAGAGGAAGGCCGGCGGATCGGGATGCGGATCCGCACGATCGGGCAGGACTTCGCCCGCGAGTCCGTGCTGCTGATGCCGCTGCCCCAGGACTCCTTCGAGACCGGCGTCGTGTTCACCCCGCGGGTGGACCGCTACGGAATGATCGCAGTGCGGGTCTGCCGCTACTCCGTCCCGGCCCGGTTCATCGGCCGCACCGTCCGCGTCGTGCTCCGCTCTAGCGACCTGATCGTCTTCCACGGCCGCACCGAGATCGCCCGCCACCCCCGCCTGACCGCGAAGGGCGCCGAGCGGGTCGTCCTGGACCACTTCCTCGAAGTCCTGCTGGCCAAGCCCGGCGCCGTGGCCGGTTCCGAGGCCCTGGACCAGGCCCGCCGAAAGGGCACGTTCACCGCCGCCCACGAAGCGTTCTGGGCTGCGGCGAAGAAGGCCGAAGGAGACACCGAGGGCACCAAGCAGCTGGTCCACGTGCTCCTGCTGCACCGGCACCTCGAACACCGCGACGTGATCGCCGGAATCCGGTCCGCCCTCGCGGCCGGCGCCCACGCCGCCGACATCGTCGCCCTCGAAGCCCGCAAGGCCGCTCAAACCGATGGCCGTTCCCCCACCGTCACGGTCACCGGGCCGGCACCGGCACTGCCCGGGCCGGAGCCCAGCGAGGTGGTCAGCCTGAACGCCCGCCGGGCTGGCCGCCTCCCCACCGACCAGCGTCCCCTGCCTTCTCTCGACCGCTGGGACCAGCTGCTGAACCTCTCCAGGAAGGACGCGCCATGA
- a CDS encoding Eco57I restriction-modification methylase domain-containing protein — MHEVDLHPVAVALARVTYLLAIGRETLTSEERGPISVPVYLGDSLQWDQRTDLIDHGHLVIQTGTGNQLFANELRFSETLVQDASRFDAIVNELADKAADPHRTKGKLPSLTAVFNRHGVADKDDQEELAENFRVLCELVDEDRNHIWSYYVRNLARPMWLSRAENRVDVLVGNPPWLSYRHMPGHMQKTFKDMMQARGLWKGFEVATHQDLSGLFIARAVQQYLREDGSFAFVVPNPVLDRPYWTGFRSGEWTDPDHPVKVGFTGSWDLRRLRPHFFPRAAAVVFGKRRTLRIGQQGNSAVALPRKTEVWTGKIPKNAAHWERAKGWITRKAGELRYPKEGLISSPYRERFMNGATIFPKVFFFVEEQAASPLGLGGGRVAVRSRRSTLEKKPWKDLPDLEGSVEKQFVRPVLLGEHVVPYWH, encoded by the coding sequence ATACATGAGGTCGACCTCCACCCTGTCGCCGTGGCACTGGCCCGCGTCACCTACCTCCTCGCCATCGGACGCGAGACCCTGACCTCCGAAGAGCGCGGTCCGATAAGCGTCCCCGTCTATCTGGGCGACAGCCTCCAGTGGGACCAGCGCACTGACCTCATCGACCACGGCCATCTCGTCATCCAGACCGGCACCGGCAACCAGCTCTTCGCCAACGAGCTACGCTTCTCAGAAACGCTGGTGCAGGACGCCAGCCGCTTTGACGCGATCGTCAACGAACTCGCCGACAAGGCAGCCGACCCGCACCGAACCAAGGGCAAGCTGCCCTCCCTCACCGCCGTCTTCAACCGGCACGGCGTCGCCGACAAGGACGACCAGGAAGAACTTGCGGAGAACTTCCGTGTCCTGTGTGAGCTGGTCGACGAGGACCGCAACCACATCTGGTCCTACTATGTCCGCAACCTCGCCCGACCCATGTGGCTCTCGCGCGCCGAGAACCGCGTCGACGTCCTCGTCGGCAACCCGCCCTGGCTCTCCTACCGGCACATGCCGGGGCACATGCAGAAGACCTTCAAGGACATGATGCAGGCACGCGGCCTGTGGAAGGGCTTCGAGGTCGCCACCCACCAGGACCTTTCCGGCCTGTTCATCGCCCGCGCCGTCCAGCAGTACCTGCGCGAGGACGGCTCCTTCGCCTTCGTCGTCCCGAACCCGGTCCTGGACCGCCCCTACTGGACAGGTTTCCGCAGTGGGGAATGGACCGACCCCGACCACCCCGTCAAGGTTGGCTTCACCGGCTCCTGGGACCTGCGCCGACTGCGTCCGCACTTCTTCCCCCGCGCTGCCGCCGTCGTTTTCGGCAAGCGCCGCACCCTCAGAATCGGGCAGCAGGGCAACAGCGCCGTGGCGCTGCCTCGGAAGACCGAGGTCTGGACTGGGAAGATCCCGAAGAATGCCGCTCACTGGGAACGTGCTAAGGGCTGGATTACCCGGAAGGCGGGTGAACTGCGCTACCCCAAGGAGGGGCTGATCAGTTCCCCCTACCGGGAGCGATTCATGAATGGGGCGACTATCTTCCCCAAGGTCTTCTTCTTCGTAGAGGAGCAGGCGGCCAGCCCTCTTGGCCTGGGAGGAGGTCGCGTCGCAGTCCGCTCTCGGCGCAGCACTCTGGAGAAGAAGCCCTGGAAGGACCTTCCCGATCTGGAGGGATCGGTCGAGAAGCAATTCGTCCGGCCCGTTCTGCTTGGCGAGCACGTCGTCCCCTACTGGCATTAA
- a CDS encoding IS1380 family transposase has protein sequence MQATEWDHRLAVRADGKNLTGHAGVVLLRKVADRVGLATVLSAALPKGTGPGWRDRGMALVQLACAIVLGATNILEAEQLQHHWKSLFPRPVSDSTLRRTLEAIDGPVAARIERVRAVVRRMVWTLLALRPGGFPWIAVCGRELTGWYVLDLDATIVTCSSKKEGAAGTFKGSFGHMPLGAWVANTRECVAMLLRPGNAPPNDVDDHKSVLASAFRQLPLPLWSKLLIRIDGAAFSHDVLGHLQSLTTSRRRVRWVTGWAINDADEKAIARLPEKVWTAALRQDGQLHEIKGPDGEWLSYQVAELTGVRDLTGWPQGMRLIVRRVKPSRRDAKKLTAFEKRTGWRYQIVATNIPSHQGLSGVPGSGQVWFVDALYRDHAEVEDRVKAIKRVGLGLLPSKSWQFNAAWVLAATLAADLDAWTRLLLLHDEPELAAAEPETIRRKLYHLPARLTSHARRRTLHLDRTWPWAAAFTAAWKRATELPART, from the coding sequence GTGCAGGCTACCGAATGGGATCACCGGCTTGCCGTGCGGGCCGATGGCAAGAACCTGACCGGCCACGCGGGCGTGGTGCTGCTGCGGAAGGTCGCCGACCGCGTCGGCCTGGCCACCGTGCTCAGCGCGGCGCTGCCGAAGGGCACTGGGCCTGGCTGGCGTGACCGGGGCATGGCGCTGGTCCAGCTGGCCTGCGCGATCGTGCTCGGCGCGACGAACATCCTGGAAGCCGAGCAACTACAGCACCACTGGAAGAGCCTGTTCCCGCGGCCGGTCTCGGACAGCACCCTGCGCCGCACTCTGGAGGCGATCGACGGTCCGGTGGCGGCGCGGATCGAGCGCGTGCGCGCCGTGGTCCGGCGCATGGTGTGGACCCTGCTCGCCCTGCGCCCCGGCGGCTTCCCTTGGATCGCGGTGTGCGGCAGAGAACTCACCGGCTGGTACGTCCTCGACCTCGACGCCACCATCGTGACCTGTAGCAGCAAGAAGGAGGGTGCGGCCGGCACCTTCAAGGGCAGCTTCGGCCACATGCCGCTGGGAGCGTGGGTGGCCAACACCCGCGAGTGTGTCGCCATGCTGCTGCGACCCGGCAACGCGCCGCCGAACGATGTCGACGACCACAAGAGTGTCCTGGCCTCGGCGTTTCGGCAGCTCCCGCTGCCGCTGTGGTCGAAGCTGCTGATACGGATCGACGGCGCGGCCTTCAGCCACGACGTCCTCGGCCACCTCCAGAGCCTGACCACCAGCCGGCGCCGGGTGCGCTGGGTGACCGGCTGGGCCATCAACGACGCCGACGAGAAGGCCATCGCCCGGCTGCCGGAGAAGGTGTGGACGGCGGCGCTGCGGCAAGACGGCCAACTGCACGAGATCAAGGGCCCCGACGGCGAATGGCTGTCCTACCAGGTCGCTGAGCTGACCGGGGTCCGTGACCTGACCGGCTGGCCCCAGGGGATGCGGTTGATCGTGCGCCGGGTCAAGCCCTCGCGCCGGGATGCGAAGAAGCTGACCGCCTTCGAGAAACGCACCGGCTGGCGCTACCAGATCGTCGCCACGAACATCCCCTCCCACCAGGGACTTTCCGGGGTACCCGGCTCCGGCCAGGTCTGGTTCGTCGACGCCCTGTACCGCGATCACGCCGAGGTCGAGGACCGCGTCAAAGCGATCAAGCGGGTCGGCCTCGGGCTGCTGCCCTCGAAATCCTGGCAGTTCAACGCCGCCTGGGTGCTGGCCGCCACGCTCGCCGCCGACCTCGACGCCTGGACCCGGCTCCTCCTCCTGCACGACGAGCCCGAACTCGCCGCCGCCGAACCGGAGACGATCCGCAGGAAGCTCTACCACCTGCCCGCCCGCCTCACCTCCCACGCCCGCCGCCGCACCCTCCACCTTGACCGCACCTGGCCCTGGGCGGCAGCGTTCACCGCCGCCTGGAAGCGAGCCACCGAACTCCCGGCCCGTACCTGA
- a CDS encoding N-6 DNA methylase: MLEAQVGNGTGHRIDIEMGATVIEVKKDISRPKARNEAVVQLTKYVRARTEQRERRHVGILTDGADWRAYTLVRDELNEVNRFDVRERNVKALDLVRWLEGVLATSEGAAPTPDAIATRLGADSVAHSIDKTILTALYEENKNQPTVQLKRDLWARLLRSALGAQFENSDDLFIEHTLLVNTASIIAHAVMGIDVKDTAPASLVYGQLFAQARISGVVESDFFGWPLETEGGEGFVQDLARRLAGFDWSRVEHDVLKVLYESVISTETRKKQGEYYTPDWLAEATVIEAVPDPLNQRIMDPSCGSGTFLFHGVRRYLTAAKDAGLPLREALDSLHDHVAGIDLDSSVA, from the coding sequence GTGCTGGAAGCCCAGGTGGGTAACGGCACCGGCCACCGCATCGACATCGAGATGGGCGCGACCGTCATCGAGGTCAAGAAGGACATCAGCCGCCCGAAGGCCCGCAACGAGGCGGTTGTGCAACTGACGAAGTACGTGCGGGCCCGAACTGAGCAGCGCGAACGGCGGCACGTCGGCATCCTCACCGACGGCGCTGACTGGCGGGCCTACACACTGGTCCGCGACGAGCTGAACGAAGTGAACCGCTTCGACGTGCGGGAGCGCAACGTCAAGGCGCTGGACCTGGTCCGGTGGCTCGAAGGCGTCCTGGCGACGTCCGAGGGAGCCGCACCCACACCGGACGCCATCGCGACCCGCCTCGGAGCGGACAGCGTCGCCCACTCCATCGACAAGACGATCCTTACGGCGCTGTACGAGGAGAATAAGAACCAGCCGACTGTCCAACTGAAGCGCGATCTGTGGGCACGGCTGCTGCGCAGCGCCCTGGGCGCCCAGTTCGAGAACAGCGACGACCTGTTCATCGAGCACACGCTCCTGGTGAACACAGCCTCGATCATCGCCCACGCCGTGATGGGCATCGACGTGAAGGACACGGCACCCGCCTCGCTGGTCTACGGTCAGCTGTTCGCACAGGCGCGAATCTCGGGTGTGGTTGAGTCAGATTTCTTCGGCTGGCCACTGGAGACCGAGGGTGGCGAGGGCTTCGTCCAAGACTTGGCTCGTCGGCTCGCAGGCTTCGACTGGTCGAGGGTCGAGCACGACGTCCTGAAGGTTTTGTACGAGTCGGTGATCTCCACGGAGACCCGTAAGAAACAGGGGGAGTACTACACCCCGGACTGGCTGGCGGAAGCGACGGTGATCGAGGCCGTCCCCGACCCGCTCAACCAGCGGATCATGGACCCGTCGTGCGGTTCCGGCACGTTCCTCTTCCACGGCGTCCGGCGCTACCTGACCGCCGCAAAGGATGCCGGACTGCCCCTGCGTGAGGCACTGGACAGCCTGCACGACCATGTTGCCGGCATCGACCTCGATTCTTCGGTGGCGTGA
- a CDS encoding ISL3 family transposase — protein sequence MVDVNSLVSTVFSGLSALLVEDVADGGDAVVVTARTLDAAVPCPACGALTARVHGYHRRTVADVPVDGRQVVVRLRARRLVCPVLGCARQTFREQVPGLLERHQRRTVRLTRQIAEVARELCGRAAARLAGRLTVPASRTTMLRWLWRLPTPEAPVPAVIGVDDFALRRRHRYATIITDAITGRRIEVLPGRDAGPLEAWLRKHPGITTVCRDGSATYAEAIRRALPDAVQVSDRWHIWRNLCDKVQLEIRAHADCWAAALNPPLPGGVREQTTRERWNKIHTLLGQGVGLLDCSRRLGLALNTVKRYARMPEPTGLRIAPAYRPTLVDAYREHLRRRRTEEPGVPVLHLFHEIKELGYTGSLNGLHKYLNQGRADGDRPVTTPRRAARLLLTDPDHLRPKQTALLEKITAACPEMTELANLVRDFAALLTPLLDNDVKLTGWITATRAAALPHLHSFANGLELDRSAIDAGLTLPYHNGRTEGVNTRTKRIMRQMHGRAGFDLLRHRILLR from the coding sequence GTGGTGGATGTCAACTCGCTTGTGAGCACAGTGTTTTCGGGATTGTCGGCATTGCTCGTCGAGGACGTGGCGGACGGCGGGGACGCAGTCGTGGTCACAGCTCGCACGCTGGACGCGGCGGTGCCGTGTCCAGCGTGCGGGGCGCTGACTGCGAGGGTGCACGGGTATCACCGCCGGACGGTGGCGGACGTGCCGGTCGACGGTCGGCAGGTCGTCGTCCGCTTGCGGGCGCGGCGGCTGGTCTGTCCGGTTCTGGGCTGTGCACGGCAGACCTTCCGTGAGCAGGTTCCCGGGCTGCTGGAGCGCCACCAGCGTCGGACGGTGCGGCTGACCAGGCAGATTGCCGAAGTGGCACGGGAGTTATGCGGCCGGGCGGCCGCACGTCTGGCCGGCCGGCTCACCGTGCCGGCCTCCCGTACCACCATGCTCAGGTGGCTGTGGCGCCTGCCGACGCCCGAAGCGCCGGTCCCCGCGGTGATCGGAGTGGACGACTTCGCGCTGCGGCGCCGTCACCGATACGCCACGATCATCACCGATGCCATCACCGGCCGGCGCATCGAGGTCCTGCCCGGCCGGGACGCCGGTCCCCTGGAAGCCTGGCTACGCAAACACCCCGGCATCACGACGGTTTGCCGGGACGGCTCAGCCACCTACGCCGAAGCCATCCGCCGCGCCCTGCCCGACGCGGTGCAGGTCAGCGACCGCTGGCACATCTGGCGCAACCTGTGCGACAAGGTCCAGCTCGAAATCCGCGCCCACGCCGACTGCTGGGCCGCGGCCCTCAACCCGCCGCTGCCCGGCGGAGTACGCGAGCAGACCACCCGTGAACGCTGGAACAAGATCCACACCCTGCTCGGCCAGGGCGTCGGGCTGCTGGACTGTTCCCGCCGCCTCGGCCTGGCGCTGAATACCGTCAAGCGCTACGCCCGCATGCCCGAGCCCACGGGCCTGCGCATCGCACCGGCCTACCGGCCCACTCTCGTTGACGCCTACCGCGAGCACCTGCGCCGACGCCGCACCGAGGAGCCGGGCGTCCCGGTCCTCCACCTCTTCCACGAGATCAAGGAACTCGGATACACCGGCAGCCTCAACGGCCTGCACAAATACCTCAACCAGGGCCGCGCCGACGGCGACCGGCCCGTCACCACCCCACGCCGCGCCGCGCGGCTCCTCCTCACCGACCCAGACCACCTGCGCCCGAAACAGACCGCCCTGCTGGAGAAGATCACCGCAGCCTGCCCTGAGATGACCGAACTCGCCAACCTCGTACGCGACTTCGCGGCCCTGCTCACGCCGCTCCTGGACAACGATGTGAAGCTCACGGGGTGGATCACCGCCACCCGCGCCGCGGCGCTGCCCCACCTGCACAGCTTCGCCAACGGACTCGAACTCGACCGCTCAGCCATCGACGCCGGCCTCACCCTGCCCTACCACAACGGCCGCACCGAAGGCGTCAACACCAGAACGAAACGGATCATGAGACAGATGCACGGCCGCGCCGGATTCGACCTCCTCCGCCACCGCATCCTCCTGCGCTGA